The stretch of DNA TTCTTCGAGGCGATGGGCCTCACCATGCTGCAGGGCTACGGCCAGACCGAGGCCGGGCCGGTGATCGCCTGCAATAGGCCCAAGGTCGGGCTCAAGATGGACACGGTCGGCCCACCCCTGCGCGGCGTCGAGGTGAAAATCGCCGAGGACGGGGAAATCCTGTGCCGGGGCGAGCTCGTCATGCACGGCTATTGGCAGAACGCGGCGGAAACCGCGCGCACGATCAAGCCCGATCCGAACGATCCCGAAGGCGGCCCGTGGCTCCACACCGGCGACATCGGTGAGATCGACGCGAAGGGCCGGATCAAGATCACCGACCGCAAGAAGGATCTCATCGTCAACGACAAGGGCGACAATGTCGCCCCGCAGAAGATCGAGGGGATGCTCACGCTCCAGCCGGAAATCGCGCAGGCGATGGTGAGCGGGGACAAGCGCCCCTATGTCGTCGGCCTGATCGTGCCCGATGCAGAATGGGCGCTGGAATGGGCGCGCGCCAATGGCGAGAAGTTCGACATGACGGCGCTGCAGGACCTCCCCGCCTTCAGGAAGGCGGTGCGCGAGGCGGTCGACCGGACCAACGCCGACCTTTCGGTGATCGAGAAGGTGCGCAAGTTCGAATTCGCGGACGAAGCCTTCACCATCGAGAACGAGGAAATGACCCCCTCGATGAAAATCCGCCGCCACAAGATCCGCGAACGTTATGCCGAGCGGATCGACGGGATGTACAAGAGCTAGGCGCAGGGGCCTCGCATCGGACGACTTCGCGTCAGTCCCGCGCCCGCAGCACGGCGAGATAGGCGGAAAGGTTCTCGACGTCGCCCTCTTCGAAGACGAAGACCGGCATTTCGGACGTGTGGCCGAGCTTCACCCCGCGTTCGAGCGAGCCTTCGACGACCCATTCGGGCAGGCGCCTGGCGACGCGGCGCAGGCTCGGGGCGTCGGCATTGGGCGAGACGCCGTCATCCATCGCGTGACATCCGGCGCAATTCGCCTGCGCGAAGGCGCGGCCCTTGGCCGCGTCCTCGGGCAAGGTGACGGTATTGCGGTCCGTCGCGCAACCTGCCGCGAGCAACGCAGCGGAAAGAATGGAAATCTGCCTCAACACGAACGATCCTCGCGCCGCAGGCGATAGCGCAGGGCGGGGGGCGGGCACAAGCGCGTGCGTTCAGGCCGCTTCGGCTTCTCCGACGTGTTCGGGGAAAAAGCGCGGGTGCGCCTTCGACCAACCGGGCGCGGTCGCTGCGGCTTCGGAGAGCGATTGGAGCAGCACCTTGCGCCGCTCGGGCCGGATCTGCGGCAGCGCGGCGGCGGCGCAGAAGGCGGAGGGCAGGAAAGGCCGAATCTCCGGCCCGATCAGGCGTTCATAGAGGAAGCGGAAGGCGGAGAAGCTTGCGATCCGGTCCTGTTCGAGATCGAAGGCGGCGATCCGCACCAGCTTGCCGAGGAAGTGTTCGAGCTCCCCCGCGCTGTCCGCAGCCGGGACCATCGCGCGCAGGGCCTTGAGGTCCTGGTAGGCGACATATTGCCGCCGGATCGAAACCCGCGCGCGCTCGGTCGTGCCCCACAGGCGGAACGCGTCGCAGCGGGCGAGGCCGATGTCGAGGCTGCGTTTGATATAGGATTGTTCGCTTGGGCCGAACCCGGCGAATTCCCGCATCTCGCCGATGGCGAGCGGGCTGGTGCTGGCAAGTGTCACGGGCTGGTCCTCCCTTGTGATGGGAGGAATGTCGCCTGACATGGTTAATTATGCGTTAGCCGAGAGGGCACGCGACCACGCCGGGGCCGAAAAAGTCCGGCCGATGACGGCGCTTACGCCTCGGGGCGTGTCTCGCGTCGTGCGAATTCACGGTCTCAGGTTCGGAAAAGGCCGGTAGGCCGATACCAAGCACACCACTGCGCCCAAGAAAAAGAAAGAGAAAGCCAGCCAATTAGCGATGTCCTCCGGCAAACCGCTGTTGTGGAACAGGGAGCAAACCTTCGAGGCCGCGTGACCGACGAGCTGGCCGTGCAGGAGCGAGAAACTTAATTCGTATTTGCGCAGAATCACCACTGCCGCGATCATGACGAGCGCCGCGATGACGGGATTGCGATCCACGGAAACTCGGTCATTACGTATAACCCGACAGCGTACCCGAAGAGCGACCAACGGATCTTTGCGAGGATCCGAAATTCGTCCTCCATGTCAGATCAGCCCGGCCAGCGGGCTCGACGGATCGGCGTAGCGCCGCCGCCCCATGCGCCCGGCGAGATAAGCCTCGCGCCCGGCCTCGACCGCGAGCTTCATCGCGCGGGCCATGCGCACCGGGTCCTTCGCCTCGGCGATGGCGGTGTTCATCAGGATGCCGTCGCAGCCCAGTTCCATGCCGACCGCCGCATCCGACGCCGTGCCAACGCCCGCATCGACCAACACCGGCACGTTCGCGCCCTCGACGATCAGGCGGATCGTGACCTGGTTCTGGATCCCGAGCCCCGACCCGATCGGCGCGCCCAGCGGCATGATGGCGACCGCGCCCGCGTCCTCCAGCTGCTTCGCCGCGATCGGATCGTCGACGCAATAGACCATCGGCGCGAAGC from Erythrobacter sp. encodes:
- a CDS encoding cytochrome c, with the protein product MRQISILSAALLAAGCATDRNTVTLPEDAAKGRAFAQANCAGCHAMDDGVSPNADAPSLRRVARRLPEWVVEGSLERGVKLGHTSEMPVFVFEEGDVENLSAYLAVLRARD